One genomic region from Polycladomyces subterraneus encodes:
- a CDS encoding fumarate hydratase, whose translation MRALKESMLKLITETSTNLPPDVRAAIQRAKMRENAGTRAGLALSTISDNIRMAEENVSPICQDTGMPTFEIRVPVGVNQIRMKEAIHEAIAEATRLGKLRPNSVDSLTGKNSGDNLGPGIPVIHFEQWEKDEIEVRLILKGGGCENKNIQYSLPCELEGLGRAGRDLDGIRKCILHAVYQAQGQGCSAGFIGVGIGGDRTTGYQLAKEQLFRPVHDVNPNPELAKLEAYIMEAANQLGIGTMGFGGDVTLLGCKIGAINRIPASFFVSVAYNCWAFRRQGVVLDPETGEIRRWLYTDAPKVEDTPAPATTGLVGEKKGNREITLTTPITEEQIRQLRVGDIVILNGLIHTGRDALHKYLIDHDSPVDLNGGVIYHCGPVMLKDKDGNWEVKAAGPTTSIREEPYQADIIRKFGIRAVIGKGGMGEKTLAALKEYGAVYLNAIGGAAQYYADCITDVEGVDFMEFGIPEAMWHLRVRNFAAIVTMDAHGNSLHKDVEKSALEKLAQFKDPVFV comes from the coding sequence ATGCGCGCACTCAAGGAATCCATGTTGAAATTGATCACGGAAACCTCGACCAATCTGCCCCCGGACGTGCGTGCCGCCATCCAACGCGCCAAAATGCGCGAGAACGCCGGCACGCGGGCAGGATTGGCGCTCTCCACCATCTCGGACAATATTCGGATGGCGGAAGAAAACGTTTCCCCGATTTGTCAGGACACCGGGATGCCGACGTTTGAGATTCGCGTCCCCGTCGGTGTCAACCAAATCCGCATGAAGGAAGCGATCCACGAAGCGATTGCCGAAGCAACCCGCTTGGGCAAACTGCGACCCAACTCCGTGGACTCGCTCACGGGGAAAAACAGCGGAGACAACCTGGGGCCGGGGATTCCGGTGATTCATTTTGAACAGTGGGAAAAAGACGAAATCGAGGTGCGCCTGATCCTGAAAGGCGGGGGTTGTGAAAACAAAAACATCCAATACAGCCTCCCCTGTGAACTGGAAGGATTGGGTCGAGCGGGTCGGGATTTGGATGGAATCCGCAAATGCATCCTGCACGCCGTCTACCAAGCACAGGGCCAAGGTTGCAGTGCCGGTTTTATCGGCGTGGGCATCGGCGGCGACCGGACGACCGGATATCAACTTGCCAAAGAGCAATTGTTCCGCCCGGTACACGACGTCAACCCCAACCCTGAGTTGGCCAAATTGGAAGCGTATATCATGGAAGCGGCCAACCAGTTGGGCATCGGTACGATGGGATTCGGCGGCGATGTCACGCTGTTGGGTTGCAAGATCGGCGCCATCAACCGAATTCCGGCGAGCTTCTTCGTCTCGGTCGCCTACAATTGTTGGGCGTTTCGTCGGCAAGGTGTCGTACTGGACCCTGAAACCGGCGAAATCAGACGATGGCTGTATACCGACGCCCCGAAAGTGGAGGATACTCCTGCCCCCGCAACGACCGGATTGGTTGGCGAAAAGAAGGGCAATCGTGAAATCACCCTCACCACGCCGATCACAGAAGAACAAATCCGGCAACTCCGTGTAGGCGACATCGTCATTCTCAACGGGTTAATCCATACCGGCCGGGATGCCCTGCACAAATACCTGATCGACCACGATTCGCCGGTGGATCTCAACGGCGGCGTAATCTACCATTGCGGCCCGGTAATGCTCAAAGACAAAGACGGCAATTGGGAGGTGAAGGCCGCCGGCCCGACTACGAGTATCCGGGAGGAGCCCTATCAGGCGGACATCATCCGCAAGTTCGGTATCCGTGCGGTCATCGGGAAAGGTGGCATGGGTGAAAAAACACTGGCTGCACTGAAGGAATACGGGGCGGTCTACCTGAATGCCATCGGCGGCGCAGCCCAATATTATGCTGACTGCATCACCGACGTCGAAGGTGTCGATTTTATGGAGTTCGGCATACCGGAAGCCATGTGGCATCTCCGCGTGCGAAACTTTGCCGCCATCGTCACGATGGATGCCCATGGCAACAGCCTGCACAAAGACGTGGAAAAAAGCGCACTGGAGAAACTGGCGCAATTTAAAGACCCCGTTTTCGTCTGA
- a CDS encoding DNA alkylation repair protein gives METPYLCPSCGTNRSRFHVIEQVAQSVRKDPKTGEIVGSISPDDPLYIPYSGEKVRVQCGVCGLIESEQLFIKAAERNRLM, from the coding sequence ATGGAAACTCCTTACCTTTGTCCCTCGTGCGGCACCAACCGCAGTCGGTTTCACGTGATCGAACAAGTGGCGCAATCGGTGAGAAAGGACCCCAAAACGGGGGAGATTGTGGGCAGCATCAGTCCCGATGATCCGTTGTACATTCCCTATAGTGGCGAAAAAGTCCGTGTACAGTGCGGTGTATGCGGATTGATCGAATCGGAACAATTGTTTATCAAAGCCGCTGAACGAAACCGATTGATGTAA
- a CDS encoding winged helix-turn-helix transcriptional regulator — MADRCICPKYEAAMEILAKKWTGLIIRVLLDAPRRFRDIREQIPQMSERMLAERLKELEAHGILERKVYPETPVRIEYSLTPKGEGLSPVIQSIEKWADQWVEFKEAKQV, encoded by the coding sequence ATGGCAGACCGTTGCATCTGTCCGAAATATGAGGCGGCGATGGAGATCCTGGCCAAGAAATGGACCGGATTGATCATCCGCGTATTGTTGGACGCCCCCCGACGCTTTCGCGACATCCGTGAACAGATTCCGCAAATGAGCGAACGGATGCTGGCCGAACGGTTAAAGGAGCTGGAAGCGCACGGCATCCTGGAACGGAAAGTGTATCCGGAGACACCTGTTAGGATCGAGTATAGTCTGACTCCCAAAGGGGAAGGCTTGTCTCCCGTCATCCAGTCCATCGAAAAATGGGCTGACCAATGGGTGGAGTTCAAAGAAGCCAAACAGGTATGA
- a CDS encoding M2 family metallopeptidase has protein sequence MDQEAKSFIQEWVPQWEQADRRLNEAYWNASTTGEQKHEEALAEALRERMRMMADPERFDRLETLRKADITDPLIRRQLTLLYKDMAMNPSNPRKIEEVARLQTEIEGAFVRFRAEVEGKTVTQNEISEILRTEKDPYKRKKVWRASKQIGVVVADSIRRLAELRNELAVEKGFRDYYHMSLTLSEIEEEELFTSLEAICSRTDGPYADLKKEMDAVLAKQYPNLRPEGLRPWHYTDPFFQEAPPVFDLDLDSHFRDRNLEELAARTFRGMGLDVEEILRRSDLYERDGKSQHAFCLDMDRRGDVRVLCNLRPNAKWMEILLHELGHAVYDANVDRDLPYLLRRYAHIATTEAVAMLMGRLIHDPVWLTEVAGIPESWVAEKDASLRKQSALSMLVFIRWCLVMIHFERDLYRNPTGDLDTLWWDYVERFQFVPRPEGRRAPDWAAKIHLGTSPVYYQNYLLGEWIASQIFNALPSNGEASHPLVNNAHAGAFLRERIFRPGARYHWQDLLEQATGERLNVERFLEPFVAKSDGAAAE, from the coding sequence ATGGACCAAGAGGCAAAATCATTTATACAGGAATGGGTTCCGCAATGGGAGCAGGCGGATCGTCGGCTGAACGAAGCATATTGGAATGCGAGTACTACCGGCGAACAAAAGCATGAGGAGGCGCTCGCCGAAGCCTTGCGGGAACGCATGCGGATGATGGCCGATCCTGAGCGGTTTGACCGGCTGGAAACGTTGCGGAAAGCAGATATCACCGACCCGTTGATTCGTCGACAATTGACTCTGTTATATAAGGATATGGCCATGAACCCGAGCAATCCCCGGAAAATTGAGGAGGTGGCTCGTCTGCAAACGGAGATCGAGGGGGCGTTTGTCCGGTTCCGTGCTGAGGTGGAGGGAAAAACGGTCACCCAAAACGAGATCAGTGAAATTCTTCGCACCGAAAAAGATCCGTACAAACGAAAAAAGGTGTGGCGCGCCAGCAAGCAGATTGGCGTAGTGGTGGCTGATTCCATCCGCAGGTTGGCCGAACTGCGCAACGAACTGGCGGTAGAAAAAGGGTTCCGCGATTACTATCATATGTCGCTCACATTGAGCGAAATTGAGGAAGAGGAACTGTTTACATCTTTGGAAGCGATTTGTTCCCGGACAGACGGGCCGTACGCCGATCTGAAAAAGGAGATGGACGCTGTATTGGCCAAGCAATATCCCAACTTGCGGCCCGAAGGATTGCGTCCATGGCATTATACCGACCCGTTTTTTCAGGAGGCACCACCGGTATTTGACTTGGATCTGGATTCACATTTCCGCGATCGGAATCTGGAAGAACTGGCGGCTCGAACCTTCCGGGGAATGGGATTGGACGTGGAAGAGATCCTCAGGCGCAGTGATTTGTACGAGCGAGACGGAAAAAGTCAGCATGCGTTTTGTTTGGATATGGATCGTCGCGGAGATGTACGGGTGCTGTGTAACTTACGACCCAATGCGAAATGGATGGAAATTTTGTTACACGAACTGGGACATGCCGTCTACGATGCCAACGTCGATCGGGATTTGCCCTATCTACTCCGGCGTTATGCCCATATCGCGACGACGGAGGCGGTTGCCATGCTGATGGGACGTCTGATTCACGACCCGGTGTGGTTGACTGAAGTGGCTGGTATCCCTGAATCCTGGGTGGCGGAGAAGGATGCGTCACTTCGCAAACAATCCGCATTGTCCATGCTGGTGTTTATTCGCTGGTGTCTGGTGATGATCCATTTTGAACGGGATCTATATCGCAATCCGACGGGTGATCTGGACACATTGTGGTGGGATTACGTGGAGCGGTTTCAATTTGTCCCCCGTCCGGAGGGTCGCCGTGCCCCGGACTGGGCAGCCAAGATTCACCTGGGCACCTCTCCGGTGTATTACCAGAACTATTTGTTGGGAGAATGGATCGCTTCACAAATTTTCAACGCTTTGCCATCAAATGGGGAAGCGTCTCATCCGTTGGTCAACAACGCCCATGCAGGTGCGTTTTTGAGAGAGCGAATATTCCGCCCCGGTGCACGGTATCATTGGCAGGACCTGTTGGAGCAAGCGACCGGTGAACGGTTGAACGTCGAACGGTTTCTGGAGCCTTTTGTAGCGAAGTCAGATGGGGCTGCGGCGGAATAG